Proteins encoded within one genomic window of Methylothermaceae bacteria B42:
- a CDS encoding transporter gives MSKKRESHTQWSSWLLFVLAATGSAIGLGNIWKFPYIAGQNGGSAFVLVYLACVIGMGIPMLMAETMIGRQGRLNPLDGMAVVAKESGASLHWRWLGGLGIGLGFLILSYYSVIAGWTIAYIVKMAAGVFLDKDAQAIGKVFAELVANPWRLIFWHSVFMTATMGIVARGVQGGLEKAVEWLTPALFIILFILVGYAVSAGDFQRGLRFLFYPDFSRLTGASVLTAMGHAFFSLSIGMGAMMIYGSYLPENVSIAKTSFIIAAADTSVALLAGLAIFPLVFANQLEPATGPGLIFQTLPLAFSQMPLGALFGTLFFVLLAFAALSSSISLLEPAVAWLVEDHDFSRIKACLACGFVCWFVGLGTVFSFNLWRHWTLFDKNFFDLLDFFTSNLMLPVSGILLVIFASWIMKPEVSRCELATDPNFFKFWWFLSRYVAPAAVGMILLNGIGVL, from the coding sequence ATGTCAAAGAAAAGGGAAAGCCATACTCAGTGGTCGTCCTGGCTGCTGTTTGTGTTGGCGGCCACTGGTTCGGCGATTGGGCTGGGAAATATTTGGAAGTTTCCCTACATCGCGGGTCAAAATGGCGGTAGTGCTTTTGTTCTGGTATATCTGGCCTGTGTCATAGGTATGGGAATTCCCATGTTGATGGCGGAAACCATGATTGGTCGCCAGGGGCGTTTAAATCCTTTGGATGGGATGGCGGTAGTGGCGAAGGAGTCCGGAGCAAGCCTCCATTGGCGCTGGTTGGGCGGTCTGGGAATAGGATTGGGCTTTTTGATTTTAAGCTATTACAGCGTTATTGCAGGTTGGACCATTGCCTATATCGTGAAAATGGCTGCTGGAGTCTTCCTGGATAAAGATGCTCAGGCAATTGGTAAGGTGTTTGCGGAATTGGTAGCCAATCCCTGGCGGCTGATTTTTTGGCATTCGGTGTTTATGACAGCCACCATGGGTATTGTGGCGCGAGGCGTGCAAGGGGGACTGGAAAAAGCGGTGGAGTGGCTGACCCCCGCGCTTTTCATTATCCTCTTCATCTTGGTGGGCTATGCCGTGAGTGCGGGAGATTTCCAAAGGGGTCTGCGATTTTTATTTTATCCGGACTTTAGCCGCTTAACCGGGGCAAGCGTGCTGACTGCGATGGGACATGCATTTTTTTCTCTGAGTATCGGCATGGGGGCCATGATGATTTATGGTTCTTACCTTCCTGAAAATGTTTCTATTGCCAAAACTTCTTTTATTATTGCCGCAGCGGATACTTCCGTGGCATTGCTGGCGGGGCTGGCTATTTTTCCTTTGGTTTTTGCCAATCAATTAGAACCTGCAACCGGTCCGGGCTTGATATTTCAGACCCTGCCCCTGGCATTTTCGCAAATGCCTTTGGGCGCCTTATTTGGCACCTTGTTTTTTGTATTGCTGGCGTTTGCCGCGCTTTCATCCTCTATTTCATTGTTGGAACCGGCAGTGGCCTGGCTGGTTGAAGACCATGATTTCAGCCGTATAAAGGCATGTTTGGCTTGTGGTTTTGTCTGTTGGTTTGTTGGGCTGGGAACGGTGTTTTCATTTAATCTCTGGCGTCATTGGACCCTTTTCGACAAAAATTTTTTTGATCTTTTGGATTTTTTCACGTCAAACCTCATGTTGCCCGTCAGTGGCATATTGTTGGTGATTTTTGCCAGTTGGATAATGAAACCCGAAGTTAGCCGCTGCGAATTGGCCACCGATCCTAATTTCTTTAAGTTCTGGTGGTTCTTGAGCCGATATGTGGCGCCTGCTGCGGTTGGGATGATTCTGCTGAATGGCATTGGAGTGTTATGA
- the smpB gene encoding SsrA-binding protein (binds to ssrA RNA (tmRNA) and is required for its successful binding to ribosomes; also appears to function in the trans-translation step by promoting accommodation of tmRNA into the ribosomal A site; SmpB protects the tmRNA from RNase R degradation in Caulobacter crescentus; both the tmRNA and SmpB are regulated in cell cycle-dependent manner; functions in release of stalled ribosomes from damaged mRNAs and targeting proteins for degradation), with translation MASKKKKKTAGNVIAVNRQAQHDYFIEETFEAGLVLEGWEVKSLRAGRVNLKESYVLIKNGEAWLFGAHISPLPSASTHINPDPTRTRKLLLKKQELNKLIGHVERRGYTLVPLKLYWKKNLVKLEIGLAKGKKLHDKRATEKERDWQREKQRLLKTAV, from the coding sequence ATGGCCAGTAAAAAAAAGAAAAAAACAGCAGGCAATGTCATTGCAGTCAACCGCCAGGCACAGCATGACTATTTTATCGAAGAAACTTTCGAGGCCGGGTTGGTGCTGGAAGGTTGGGAAGTAAAAAGCCTGAGAGCCGGCCGGGTCAATTTGAAAGAGAGTTATGTGCTTATCAAAAACGGCGAAGCTTGGCTATTCGGCGCCCATATTTCTCCCTTGCCTTCCGCTTCCACCCATATCAATCCTGACCCAACCCGAACCCGCAAACTGTTGTTGAAAAAACAAGAATTAAACAAATTGATCGGCCATGTCGAACGCCGTGGCTATACCCTGGTGCCACTCAAGCTATATTGGAAAAAAAATCTGGTAAAACTAGAGATAGGACTGGCAAAGGGCAAAAAACTGCACGACAAGCGCGCTACCGAAAAAGAGCGGGATTGGCAACGGGAGAAACAGCGGTTGTTGAAAACTGCTGTTTAA
- a CDS encoding NUDIX hydrolase yields MGRPTTPLLAADVIIELLDRSGRRIVLIERKNPPYGWAIPGGFVDVGETVEHAAIREAKEETGLDVELKFLLGLYSDPRRDPRGHTVTAVYVGEASGEPKAADDAKNITIVALNNLPSPLAFDHQQVLADYMNFLKTGQLAPLRPKGYG; encoded by the coding sequence GACCCACAACCCCGCTGCTGGCCGCAGATGTCATTATCGAGTTATTAGATCGTTCAGGTAGACGCATTGTTTTGATTGAACGGAAAAATCCCCCCTACGGGTGGGCGATACCTGGAGGATTTGTAGATGTTGGCGAAACCGTAGAACACGCAGCGATTCGAGAAGCGAAAGAGGAAACAGGGCTGGACGTGGAACTCAAATTCTTGTTGGGCCTGTATTCCGATCCACGACGAGATCCGAGAGGCCATACAGTGACGGCAGTCTATGTGGGAGAAGCAAGCGGGGAACCTAAGGCTGCCGATGATGCCAAAAATATAACGATTGTGGCTTTAAATAATTTGCCTTCGCCATTGGCATTTGATCATCAACAAGTATTGGCCGATTACATGAATTTCCTCAAAACAGGTCAACTCGCGCCATTAAGACCTAAAGGCTATGGCTAA